One Bacteroidota bacterium genomic window carries:
- the gnd gene encoding decarboxylating 6-phosphogluconate dehydrogenase has translation MKIGFVGLGKMGANMVERLLLGGHEVVVYNRSEGKVKEAVAKGAVGSTSIADLCSKLEGRKVVWLMVPSGQAVDDNIAETVKYLNKGDIIVDGGNSYWRDTQARNKMVEEHGFEYLDCGTSGGVWGLQNGYCLMYGGKKEAVDFILPVLETLAPVGGHAYCGTSGAGHFVKMVHNGIEYGMMQAYAEGFEIMEKSPFNIDLEKVTGIWQHGSVVRSWLLDLAHLAFKEDPKLEKVKDFVADSGEGRWTVQTAIDFDVPAHVITTSLFNRFQSRQDESFAMKTLSALRNKFGGHEMKTKE, from the coding sequence ATGAAAATAGGATTTGTCGGTCTTGGTAAAATGGGAGCAAACATGGTTGAGAGACTTCTGCTTGGTGGACACGAAGTGGTGGTCTATAACCGCTCTGAAGGGAAGGTAAAAGAAGCAGTTGCCAAAGGCGCTGTTGGTTCCACCTCCATAGCAGACCTTTGCTCTAAACTCGAAGGAAGAAAAGTTGTCTGGCTTATGGTTCCCTCGGGACAGGCAGTCGACGATAACATCGCTGAGACAGTAAAATATTTGAACAAAGGCGATATCATAGTTGACGGAGGAAATTCATACTGGAGGGACACACAGGCACGCAATAAAATGGTGGAAGAACACGGATTTGAGTATCTCGACTGTGGCACCAGTGGCGGAGTATGGGGTCTCCAAAACGGATACTGCCTCATGTACGGCGGCAAAAAAGAAGCTGTTGATTTTATTCTCCCTGTTCTCGAGACACTCGCACCAGTTGGTGGACATGCTTACTGCGGAACAAGTGGTGCAGGACATTTTGTTAAGATGGTACACAACGGAATTGAATATGGAATGATGCAGGCTTATGCCGAAGGATTTGAGATAATGGAGAAATCCCCGTTCAATATCGATCTTGAAAAAGTAACAGGAATCTGGCAGCACGGAAGTGTAGTCAGATCGTGGCTTCTCGATCTCGCCCATCTCGCATTCAAGGAGGATCCAAAACTTGAAAAAGTAAAGGATTTTGTTGCCGACAGTGGTGAAGGCAGATGGACAGTACAGACTGCGATAGATTTTGATGTCCCTGCTCATGTAATAACCACTTCCCTTTTTAACAGATTCCAGAGCCGTCAGGATGAAAGTTTTGCGATGAAAACCCTTTCTGCTCTCAGGAACAAGTTTGGCGGTCACGAAATGAAAACCAAGGAGTAA
- the pgl gene encoding 6-phosphogluconolactonase: MIRIYPSPEMSASACAAFIDRQIGEVLQEKEFVTMALSGGSTPALLFSALVAEYSNAGYWNKLKFFWVDERCVAPSDPESNYGNAKRLFLDPLNIPEENIFRIQGENKPEEEVKGYTEILEVQLGSELQLDICLLGMGADGHTASIFPPAIKLMESKEIVAVATHPDSGQRRITITGELIKKSKTTIFLAFGKTKKSVLDQILNNKGREKYPAGLVSNSFNGVVWYLDTEAYRLP; this comes from the coding sequence GTGATAAGAATATACCCGTCACCTGAGATGTCGGCATCTGCCTGTGCAGCTTTTATCGACAGGCAAATCGGGGAAGTGTTGCAGGAAAAAGAGTTTGTAACGATGGCACTTTCGGGAGGAAGCACCCCGGCGCTTCTTTTTTCGGCACTTGTTGCAGAGTACTCGAATGCAGGTTACTGGAACAAGCTAAAATTTTTCTGGGTCGATGAAAGGTGCGTGGCTCCTTCTGATCCAGAAAGCAATTATGGAAATGCGAAGAGGCTTTTTCTCGATCCACTCAATATTCCCGAAGAGAACATTTTCAGAATTCAGGGTGAAAACAAACCTGAAGAGGAAGTGAAAGGATATACGGAAATACTCGAGGTACAACTTGGCTCAGAGTTGCAATTGGATATCTGTCTTCTCGGTATGGGGGCAGACGGGCACACCGCCTCAATCTTTCCTCCTGCGATCAAGCTGATGGAGAGTAAAGAAATCGTTGCGGTGGCTACACATCCTGACTCAGGTCAGCGAAGAATAACAATTACAGGTGAATTGATAAAAAAGAGTAAAACAACAATATTTTTAGCTTTTGGCAAGACAAAGAAGAGCGTACTCGATCAGATACTCAACAACAAGGGGCGGGAGAAATACCCCGCAGGCCTTGTGAGCAATTCCTTTAACGGAGTTGTCTGGTATCTGGATACGGAAGCATACAGACTGCCGTAA
- the zwf gene encoding glucose-6-phosphate dehydrogenase, whose amino-acid sequence MPADQILVIFGASGDLTERKLIPALYALRKRELLPKNFAVLGTGRTPMTDDKFRKKMAQKGEGYDDEFLSQLHYISIDPLNPENYYQLRERLRQIDHDFEVKGNYIFYLATPPLLYETVAEGLAAAGLNHNEPNGGLKKLVIEKPFGYSLETAKALNKKLLMFFDENQLYRIDHYLGKETAQNILVFRFANGIFEPLWNRNYIDHIQVTSSESIGVENRGGYYDTAGALRDMVQNHLLQLVALAAMEPPAGFDADSIRNETVKVFQSIKPFSESDIRKNVIRGQYIASKIKGEPVGAYREEKGVDPHSRTETFVALKFFIDNWRWGGIPFYIRTGKRLPTRVTEIVVRFKNTPHRLFRSIFDDESGTNQLIIRIQPDEGILIRFALKQPGAGYQVKNATLDFHYSSLSEGRLPEAYERLIYDCMMGDSTLYTRGDALEACWKFIDPLLQAWKEDEKIKIYGYPAGTWGPEEADALLHSNGQTWRYPCKNLTDDETYCEL is encoded by the coding sequence GTGCCGGCTGATCAGATACTGGTGATTTTCGGTGCCTCGGGTGACCTGACCGAAAGGAAACTTATTCCCGCGCTCTATGCTTTAAGGAAACGGGAATTGCTTCCAAAGAATTTTGCAGTTCTCGGGACGGGCAGAACTCCGATGACCGACGATAAATTCCGAAAGAAAATGGCTCAGAAGGGGGAAGGTTATGATGATGAATTTCTCTCTCAGCTTCATTACATCTCAATTGATCCGCTAAATCCTGAGAACTACTACCAGCTTCGTGAGAGACTGAGGCAGATCGACCACGATTTTGAGGTAAAGGGTAACTATATCTTTTATCTTGCAACTCCTCCACTTCTCTACGAAACCGTGGCAGAAGGACTTGCTGCCGCAGGACTGAACCATAACGAACCGAATGGCGGACTGAAAAAACTCGTGATTGAAAAGCCGTTTGGGTACAGTCTTGAAACAGCAAAGGCACTCAATAAAAAGCTTTTGATGTTTTTTGACGAGAATCAGCTTTACCGTATAGACCATTATCTCGGCAAGGAGACAGCCCAAAATATTCTTGTCTTCAGGTTCGCAAACGGGATATTTGAACCGCTTTGGAACAGAAATTACATCGATCACATTCAGGTAACCTCTTCCGAGAGTATCGGGGTTGAAAACAGGGGCGGATACTATGATACTGCCGGTGCCTTGAGGGACATGGTGCAAAACCACCTGTTGCAGCTTGTCGCACTCGCTGCGATGGAACCCCCTGCCGGATTTGATGCCGATTCGATCAGAAACGAGACGGTCAAGGTGTTTCAGTCAATCAAGCCTTTTTCAGAGAGTGACATCCGCAAAAATGTCATCAGAGGCCAGTACATCGCTTCAAAGATAAAAGGTGAACCGGTTGGTGCTTACAGGGAAGAAAAGGGGGTTGACCCCCACTCCCGTACCGAGACATTTGTGGCTTTAAAATTTTTCATTGACAACTGGAGATGGGGAGGCATCCCGTTTTACATTCGAACCGGGAAGAGGCTTCCTACCCGGGTGACGGAGATTGTGGTACGGTTTAAGAACACACCCCACCGTCTTTTCAGGAGCATATTCGACGATGAATCGGGAACAAACCAGTTAATCATCCGGATTCAACCTGACGAAGGGATACTCATTCGGTTTGCATTAAAGCAACCCGGAGCAGGGTACCAGGTGAAAAATGCCACACTCGATTTCCATTACTCATCATTGTCGGAGGGGAGACTTCCCGAAGCATATGAGCGTTTGATATATGACTGCATGATGGGTGATTCCACGCTTTATACACGCGGAGATGCACTTGAAGCCTGCTGGAAATTTATCGATCCTCTGTTGCAGGCATGGAAAGAGGATGAAAAAATTAAGATTTACGGTTATCCTGCGGGTACCTGGGGTCCAGAGGAGGCGGATGCACTTCTGCACTCCAACGGACAGACCTGGCGTTATCCGTGCAAAAACCTGACTGATGATGAAACCTATTGTGAGCTTTAG